Genomic segment of Drosophila biarmipes strain raj3 chromosome 2L, RU_DBia_V1.1, whole genome shotgun sequence:
TCAATCGAAAAGTTACCACATTTAAGCTTCATACGCAAGGCAAACAAGTTCATTTTTATTCACCTGACGTTGCTGATTTAAAGCCATTGTTTTTTATAGAGCACCTGATGGGCTGATCTTGATCATTTGGCATTAGTTCCGTGCTCATGCCCTTTGTCAGTCCGGGTTATTCCGGCGACTATTCACCGCCCATGAAGATGCGAATCACGCACGGGTTCTGCCGCTCTCTTTCTAATTATTCCCCCAGAATTTTCTATACCTTTGTGTCTGGGCTAGGGACATTGAACCCCCGAAACACTGCCCAGCGATGGCTAATGTAATTAAATAAGACAACAAGTGAGTCCGCCGACGACATTCAACAAGTGCGAAAAAGAGGAAGATCGAGCCAGTGCAAACTGAAAGACACATTTATTTCGTGCGATTCTTGGCCAAAATGGTAAAGGTCAGACGGGCCGAAAGCCCGTCATAGCCAAATAAAGAAACTTGCTCAAGACGGGGAGATTCGGCTTTGGCTGAGTCACATATCACTTTTTTCGCCTGCTGTTTAATTGTTCATTCATTGAGTTCATTTTTAGAATCTTAATGGCTTTTTTAAAGAACAATCAAAAGTAAATGGAAAGTGAACACAATTGCATTGCCATACTCGATTCCCAAACTGCATTCATCTGTATGCACAAACAactcacagatacagatacggatacatAAGCGATCTTATGCGATTCGCATACAGGAAGTTGAGTTTacaaaacaagttttttgaGCGCGGTTTCTTCTCTTGTTTTGTCTCGCgttgttttaatgtttttctgCTGTTTTTTACCTTGCCATTTTCTGTGTTAGTAGataaaaagatacaaagatactttcACGTGGAGCTATATTCTCTACAGTACAGAAGGCACAAAAACACTTCAATCGTTAGTTACTAATTACggaaaattatttctttgctGATACGAGTGCATAGGGATGTCGTTCAGTTGTCGTACATATATGGCTTCCCCGATAAGAGTCTCTATATACTTTTGAAAATTTCCTTCGCAGAAATGGAACAAAGACAAGAGGCGAAAAAGAGACAAATGGGCATTTGCGCTTTTTTAGTCTGAAGTAATTGTGTAGAAACACTATAAACACAGTGCGATAAGACTGCGGACATCTATCTCGGAGCAAACAATTAGATTTCCCATGCCCGCCACCACAAAAACATCTTAAGGTTGATAAATACGATCTTTGAGGCTCCAAGTGTATTTACGCAGCTGTTTTGGGTATAATTCTACTCAAATTACTTTCAAGGCCAATCAGCACTTCAGGCTCATGGAATTAGAGCCATAAACATAAAGTTTCAGAGCAAATATAGGTGAGAGCAACATTTggttgtttaaattttaaaaccacaggctttaaaataaaatttgaatacTCAAACAACTCAATTAACCACTGTCAGAGAGATAACAAATCCTAATACTGAGCGAAGGCCTCTGTTCAGAGCAGAAGCTGTTAGAGATAAGCGGTCTTTAATTGCAATACATTGCTCGGGGCTTTTGGATGCGAGATTATACATTTTCTGACCCTCCGACCTACATTTATACGTTTTACGCAATAAACTTTTGTTTACTATTCTCATTTTATAGCGATCAACATTTTGACGTATTTGCCGAATGAGGAATTGTATTGCAAAATAATTGGGAATTGCCCATTCCATTTCCCTTATGTCATTTCCCTTATGTTCATCTTATGTTCGTTGTCAGTTAACTTAAATTATCTACCATTTTTagctacaaatatttaaagttgatCATTTAATTCGCTTGCTCTTTGCTCTTATATGTttatacaacattttattttacttttcctTCGACATTTACCTTCGACTTTGCCGTAAGATATGTTAACCAGGATCAATTCTAAAGTCCTATCTGAATATGGTTCATATTTGTGTTCTCGGAGCCTCCAGTTCCGGATTCCTCCTTAGAGACTCCTCCAGTTGTTCCTGTAGAGCCTCCTCCAGGACTGCCTCCAGGTCTACCTCCAGAATCTCCAGGCCCTCCAGCGATGTTTCCATTGGAGCCTCCTCCAGAAGACCCTCCAGAACTTTCTCCAGTGCTTCCTTCAGATCCTTCGGAGCTTCCTATACCATTACCAACAGAGCTGCCCCCAGAACCGCCACCAGTACTTCCTACAGGCTTTTTAACAGGACGTCCCCCTGAACTTCCGAATGCTCCTCCAGGTCCTCCTCCATATCCTCCGCCAGAGGGTTTTTCTTCTCCAGGTCTACCTCCAGGACGTGCCCCAGAAATGCCACCAGTACCTCCTACAGGCTTTTTAACAGGACGTCCCCCTGAACTTCCGAATGCTCCTCCAGGTCCTCCTCCATATCCTCTGCCAGAGGGTTTTCCTTCTCCAGGTCTACCTCCAGGACGTGCCCCAGAAATGCCACCTCCTACAGGCTTTTCAACAGGACGTCCTTCTCCTCCATATCCTCCTCTAGGTCTACCTTCAGGACGTTCCCCACCTACACCTGGTATTTGCAGTCCTCCCAGATACGGAATGGTGGGATACAAATTATTATCAGTCGGGAGACAAACACGCGCCACAGGGTGAAATTGGAAATTTGGTCCACAAGACGGCAAAAGTCCAGAAACTGGTTGTATActcattatatatatatctcttGTCTTTAATAACGACTGGTTTAAGTTGGTTCTTTCATTGCTTTATATCCCTCGTCAAGTGGAACAATTCGATTAGTTTTCGGTTTCGGAAATAATTATAGCAGAACTTTGTAACGGTGGAAATGTCATACTACAAAttatataaaccaaaaattcTTCGCTAcagacaaaaaaaatgaaaaggtaCAAACATAAATAGAAAAGTCCAAATGGGATTCGGTTCTTATGATTCTAAATTCTTCACTAgagacaaaaaaaattaaaaggtataaatgtaaatgtagaagtgcaattttttattcaaataagAATCAATAGTTAGCAAAATAAGATTCTGAGATTGCAGTCCACACTAACAGAAAGAGATGGAGATATTCATGCAGcaaataatatgaataaaCGCTAGGTGGCGTCTTAGTGCATTTGCTGcatgcatatctccatctctcACGCACTCCCTTCAGATCGCTTTCTATTTAAAGCAGTTGGGTTTTAAGTACAAAATCAAACCTTTAAAAATTCCAACGAAAAGGCTTTTTCTGAGAGTCATATAACTCCAAATTTTTCTTTGTTCCCGACACTCCCAAGCGCTATTCAACGAGTTCATTTGGGCCACTGGAAAGCAGCTCTCACGTTTCCTAAGCTCCACAGGCTTAGCTTCGTGTCGCCCCTTTTTGAGCACTCGTCGGTGCAACTCGAATGCGTTTCGTGTAATTATTTGGCTTTTGGAATTCGACAAACTCGttttaagctttttgttttaaattacttcGCATTGGGTTTGGCACGGATCGGTTTGCTGGTGTTTGGCTGGGTTTGAACCAACTGAAAGGGGCTTCCGCGAAGCATTCGAGCCACCCACCCAGTTGACTTGCCAAGCACAACAAAACACCCAACACCCAAATCGGTGTGAGTTAGATGGCGTGGATCGGATTACAGGCCAGCCCCAGAGATTCAACAGTAACGGAGTGGCAAATAATCCTCTTAGTCAGCTCGCTTCACTTGGGTTTTGGCACGGCGAGTGAGTTTCAATGGAATAGGGCACTGCATCGCACTCTGAAATACAGAGCTTCAGCTCGctattgttgctgccgctctTAATTGCACAAGTCGCCAAAAGTCACATGTCACCGAGCGAGATGTACCAAGAGTGGCGGGAAATTGTGCATTAATTTATTGCCCAAGATCTCATCCCAGGGCGAGTGCCTCATAAGGTGGCCCCAGCTGAATCATCGCCACGGCCCCTACTCCACAAGTTCGCTGATCTTGCCGCTTTGTCCCATACGGAAAGCACTGGCCTCGATTATCAGCCAGAGTACAGTTTGGCCTCTCGCACAGTAATTGATCGATTCGCGATCCGGTCAAGACCCAGACTCCGGCTTCAACAAAGACcgattcttttttataattacgCTCCGCCCATTTACTGTATGGAAAAAAATCTCAATTAAAAAgatgaataattaaaatatatttaagattctaataatttaattgattgtttTATTAACTGTTTTTGACAAAAGCGAAAGAAGAGTAGGGGGTTGTTGTGACCCCATCTTAGTCatcaattaataaaaatatagggACACTATCTACTCATCAATTAGAAGAAATATTGAGACACAACAAGAAATAAATCATTTCTcagaaaataatagaaaatgcACGCTTCAAATCGTTGATAATTTCTCTATGTGCTTCTTGTCTTGGACATTTCAGCACTGAATGACAGCATTTCAAGTGGGTGTGTTTCTGCAAACCGGTATCTGAATCTTTGGGTACACAAACGTATCTGCATCGCATTGGCCATTGGCAGCCGTTCGACCGGCAGCGAAGGCCGTACCAAGAAAAGCGCCACCAACTCAAGCAGAGTGACACAGATAAATCCGAAGAATTAACTAAGCCAGATAAGAATGTTACTCAATTGCTTCTTGACATTACAGTAGCCGAAAAGGGGTAACCTTGGGCCAGCCAAAGCATAATGAATTCAAGAACTGCCTTGAATTTCCGGTCTATAAATGATATATACCCACTGCAGTTTACGTCACAGGCGCTGGGTTGGGTAATAATTCAAATTCGCAACAAAACACAATATTCGAGACGGGAAAAGGTTCACTTGTTTGTTCAGCTAAACTTTCTGCAGCTGATAAAACAAAAGACACTTGCCTGGGAAGCGGGAAACTGCGCTGGGAAAAGGGCGGTGTGCGGCGAAGGGAAATGAATATATGGCTCTCTGGGAAGCCagaagcaaacaaaaacagttATTAAGCCAACATTTGGCTGAAATCATTTCACGTACCCCGTTCCCAAAGCCTGGCCATATTCCTTTATTGTCGTATTTCAGCCTGTGTTTGCATCTCGGGGGCATTTGACGCATGT
This window contains:
- the LOC127010609 gene encoding keratin, type I cytoskeletal 9, whose amino-acid sequence is MSIQPVSGLLPSCGPNFQFHPVARVCLPTDNNLYPTIPYLGGLQIPGVGGERPEGRPRGGYGGEGRPVEKPVGGGISGARPGGRPGEEKPSGGGYGGGPGGAFGSSGGRPVKKPVGSTGGGSGGSSVGNGIGSSEGSEGSTGESSGGSSGGGSNGNIAGGPGDSGGRPGGSPGGGSTGTTGGVSKEESGTGGSENTNMNHIQIGL